A genomic region of Metopolophium dirhodum isolate CAU chromosome 1, ASM1992520v1, whole genome shotgun sequence contains the following coding sequences:
- the LOC132941574 gene encoding uncharacterized protein LOC132941574: MSDNVDEPRPAEQGNVNTTQQPANDIDWSQLYDMFMKIEQRLPDFDHMLMAMNDYAFQRTSRQRQTNDLSEFCGVLKKGFFDWYTSSINNEINRVPNFIDLTNKVFDDDILMKFDKKLVSITGPNIDTDKCIQTSASTDASESTNTNANADTINITGTNASESINTGANTDISESTNRNANTNSIKSTDTNTNADARKSTSKNANTCSHTSASTRTNKRARISTNSYSVMMATNPKKFYKYLESAEALETLSQLNEQSTEQSTEQLNEQLTEPSTEQSTETNVVNDHSFKIIMPNMTEKFTHIRKRLLIDCNIHLGMDYERHWWRQTNDKIVLNVDISDLIVESVPNIKVMVSIIGFKIKIKRSNKWIVLISNKFVKPISKSKWVVNRYMHVKLTMDKKEREFWGKCLVTETREHDTALFQHHTCTNECAAPIIIGEKLTISSSKEECLKNLTTFLKKEYGMEDLDEFIEGIDHSTETNSSATEEKPQDSAITLKLSVDPSTVESLNSDSENPQNTQQTSMDSEVSPNLAVQCNAEVSQNQSDF, encoded by the exons ATGTCTGACAACGTAGATGAGCCACGCCCTGCAGAACAGGGCAACGTCAACACGACACAGCAACCCGCCAACGACATCGACTGGTCCCAGTTGTACGACATGTTCATGAAAATTGAACAACGTTTGCCAGATTTTGATCACATGTTGATGGCTATGAATGATTACGCGTTCCAGAG aacttcGAGACAAAGACAAACAAATGATTTGAGTGAATTTTGTGGAGTGcttaaaaaaggtttttttgATTGGTACACAAGTAGTATCAATAATGaaattaa taGAGTACCCAATTTTATCGATTTGACAAATAAAGTTTTTGATGATGACATATTGATGAAATTTGACAAGAAACTAGTTAGTATCACAGGTCCTAACATAGATACAGACAAGTGTATACAGACAAGTGCTAGTACAGATGCTAGTGAAAGTACAAACACAAATGCCAATGCAGATACTATTAATATCACAGGCACAA ATGCTAGTGAAAGTATAAACACAGGTGCTAATACAGATATAAGTGAAAGTACAAACAgaaatgctaatacaaattCTATTAAAAGTACAGACACAAACACTAATGCAGATGCTAGAAAGAGTACAAGCAAAAATGCTAATACATGTTCTCATACAAGTGCTAGTACACGTACTAATAAAAGAGCTAGAATAAGTACGAATTCTTATTCAGTGATGATGGCTACAAATCCGAAAAAATT ttacaaataTTTAGAAAGTGCAGAGGCATTAGAAACTTTATCTCAGTTAAATGAGCAGTCGACTGAGCAGTCAACTGAGCAGTTAAATGAGCAGTTAACTGAGCCGTCAACTGAACAGTCAACTGAGACAAATGTTGTAAACGATCAcagtttcaaaataataatgccAAATATGACTGAAAAATTCACTCACATAAG gAAGAGACTACTTATCGATTGTAATATCCATCTTGGAATGGATTATGAACGTCATTGGTGGAGACAAACaaatgataaaattgttttaaat GTGGATATATCTGATTTAATTGTGGAATCAGTTCCAAATATTAAAGTAATGGTATCCATTATTGGTTtcaagattaaaataaaacgttcaAATAAATGGATTGTTCTAATATCAAATAAGTTTGTAAAACCTATTAGCAAATCCAAGTGGGTAGTCAATAGATACATGCATGTCAAA TTAACTATGGACAAAAAGGAAAGAGAATTTTGGGGTAAATGTCTGGTTACTGAAACAAGAGAACATGATACAGCACTTTTTCAACATCATACTTGTACCAATGAGTGCGCTgcacctataataataggtgAAAAATTAACAATCAGTTCATCAAAAGAagaatgtttgaaaaatttaacaacatttcttaaaaaa GAATATGGTATGGAAGATCTTGATGAATTTATAGAAGGCATTGATCATTCTACAGAAACCAACTCATCGGCAACAGAAGAAAAACCGCAAGATTCAGCTATAACTTTGAAGTTGTCTGTAGATCCAAGTACAGTTGAGTCTCTAAACTCTGACTCTGAAAATCCTCAGAACACACAACAAACTTCAATGGACTCAGAAGTTTCACCAAATTTAGCAGTACAATGTAACGCTGAAGTCTCTCAAAATCAAtcagatttttaa
- the LOC132935041 gene encoding uncharacterized protein LOC132935041, with protein MDDEIIVTPTKKNPKGKFVSSSQKVMIINAYKMELKNNPKITIRECRIVLSKRLGIGQRTISNTISEYNTSKTVMSPNRKRCKKSFKDDFDDLHRNTVRRHVHSFWYNKTIPTLAKIYAVIKDDDSLPYVSETNLYRLLKTMDFEYTKRSRNSALVERDEIVVWRQHYLEDIKKYREEGRHMYYLDETWVNAGECTNKTWVDKTVKSCHDAFVRGLTTGPKNPTGKGKRLIILHIGSEDGFVPGGLLCFESKKNTNDYHDEMNGDTFFEWMQNILPKLKENCVIVMDNASYHSVKADKIPTTSTKKADIIKWLEEKGEVIDKPMVIPRLLEIVRRIKPMHDKYVIDELAKEHNRTILRLPPYHCELNPIELAWSSVKHHVKINNTSYKLPDVKNLLLEGIERVNSVMWKNFISHTEKIEKKFYEMDFIVDQMLSAEVEPVVINVSNSSFESESD; from the exons ATGGATGACGAAATAATTGTtacaccaacaaaaaaaaatccaaaggGAAAG TTTGTTTCATCAAGTCAAAAAGTGATGATTATCAATGCGTACAAAATGGAGTTGAAAAACAATCCGAAAATCACTATTAGGGAATGTCGGATAGTTCTTTCCAAACGCCTAGGCATTGGGCAAAGAACAATTTCAAACACTATTAGTGAGTACAATACCTCAAAGACTGTGATGTCTCCAAACAGAAAACGATGTAAGAAATCGTTTAAAGACGATTTCGATGATTTACATCGTAACACTGTGCGTCGTCATGTACATTCTTTTTGGTACAACAAAACCATTCCTACATTGGCCAAAATATACGCAGTTATTAAGGACGACGATAGTTTACCGTATGTATCAGAAACCAATTTATATCGTCTTTTAAAAACCATGGATTTCGAATACACCAAACGAAGCCGCAATAGTGCTCTCGTCGAAAGAGACGAAATAGTTGTATGGCGTCAACATTACTTGGAGGATATAAAGAAATACCGGGAAGAAGGGAGACACATGTACTACCTGGACGAAACGTGGGTCAATGCAGGAGAATGTACCAACAAAACATGGGTAGACAAAACCGTCAAATCGTGCCATGATGCATTTGTTCGAGGCCTCACAACAGGGCCGAAAAATCCAACAGGGAAAGGCAAACGACTGATCATTCTACACATAGGGTCGGAAGACGGGTTTGTACCAGGTGGACTCCTATGTTTTGAgtcaaaaaaaaacacgaatgaTTATCATGACGAGATGAACGGTGACACATTTTTTGAATGgatgcaaaatatattaccaaAACTAAAAGAAAACTGTGTCATCGTTATGGATAACGCATCATACCATTCAGTAAAGGCAGACAAAATACCTACTACATCAACAAAAAAGGCGGACATAATTAAATGGTTGGAAGAAAAAGGTGAAGTTATCGACAAGCCTATGGTAATTCCTCGACTACTTGAAATAGTACGCAGAATTAAACCAATGCACGACAAATATGTAATTGACGAACTGGCCAAAGAACACAATCGCACCATCTTAAGACTCCCACCGTACCATTGTGAGTTAAATCCGATAGAGCTGGCTTGGTCATCAGTCAAACATCAcgtcaaaataaacaataccaGCTACAAATTACCTGATGTGAAAAACTTGTTGTTGGAAGGTATCGAACGGGTAAATTCCGTTATGTGGAAAAATTTCATAAGTCATAccgaaaaaatcgaaaaaaaattctacgaAATGGATTTCATCGTTGACCAAATGTTGTCTGCAGAAGTAGAACCTGTTGTCATCAATGTAAGTAATTCCTCTTTCGAGTCTGAGTCTgactaa